From the Entomomonas sp. E2T0 genome, one window contains:
- the mobH gene encoding MobH family relaxase, which translates to MLIKLRTLLGLVDKKTIPSEVKHNLQQGYLQPLSAKELLQTDLRQAILSHIWQHTSLSKENFYTIYLLPIERYAQLVQQFPASESHHHAYLGGMLDHGLELIANALRLRQSYLLPPGAPPEDQAVQADAWTAAIAYGGLLHDIGKIAVDIHVQLQDGTHWHPWMEPIKQPYRFKYIKGRDYHLHDAAAGLLYNKIIAPEIMNWLSNYPELWSNLLNLLAGRYEQAGVLGEIVNKADKISTAKNIGANPDKAIQAPNNSLQKKLITALQHLIKNELIINKTPGDAWLTNTGLWLMSKTVADKVRAYLLSNGFEGIPSNNTKLFDELQSFGIIQATEEEKAIWKATVSDQSNNWQQEFSLIRILPTLIWNNTEQTPSVFDGTIAFSEDKPTKTTNEPEINLLAEPTVKQTNLDTGQEHNLINNTDNTVNLLEDTPSNILTQSPVKETKNFELNTEDDTDNILALFNDDITPERSEINDEINNTECKEVVNKNKQSFEITEKIDNPEKSQPAFIINAQQELSPKEIGKHFVNWLQFKIEHHKLPINDSNAKLHIIEQQLLIVSPGIFQRFTHEHPEIEQLKAKSIKLETWRWVQRGFEQQKLHKKRPDELNIWQCEVKGPRKKGKIIQGYLLNSESFYKEFIPHDNPFLTLKTETETQQDNLSN; encoded by the coding sequence ATGCTCATTAAACTACGAACACTACTTGGGTTGGTGGATAAAAAGACCATACCCAGTGAAGTTAAACATAACTTGCAACAGGGTTATTTACAGCCATTATCGGCAAAAGAACTACTGCAAACAGACCTAAGACAAGCGATATTAAGTCATATATGGCAGCATACCTCCTTATCTAAAGAAAACTTCTACACCATCTATCTACTGCCTATAGAACGCTATGCTCAACTGGTACAACAATTCCCTGCCTCTGAAAGCCACCACCATGCCTATTTAGGTGGAATGCTAGATCATGGTTTAGAACTGATCGCCAATGCCCTAAGATTGCGTCAAAGCTACTTATTACCACCTGGAGCACCACCAGAAGACCAAGCTGTCCAAGCCGATGCTTGGACAGCAGCTATCGCCTATGGAGGACTACTCCACGATATAGGTAAAATTGCTGTCGATATACATGTACAGCTACAAGATGGAACACACTGGCATCCTTGGATGGAACCAATCAAACAACCCTATCGCTTTAAATACATCAAAGGACGCGACTACCATCTACATGATGCAGCAGCAGGGCTACTCTACAACAAAATCATTGCACCAGAAATAATGAACTGGTTATCCAACTATCCAGAACTGTGGAGCAACCTACTTAACTTACTAGCAGGGCGTTATGAACAGGCAGGTGTGTTGGGTGAAATTGTTAACAAAGCGGACAAAATCTCTACTGCTAAAAATATTGGAGCTAATCCTGACAAAGCTATCCAAGCTCCTAACAACTCACTTCAGAAAAAACTGATTACAGCCTTACAACACTTGATTAAAAATGAATTGATCATCAACAAAACACCAGGTGATGCATGGTTAACCAACACAGGCTTGTGGTTAATGAGCAAAACAGTAGCTGACAAAGTAAGAGCCTACCTACTAAGCAATGGATTTGAAGGCATTCCTAGCAACAACACCAAACTATTTGACGAACTACAATCCTTTGGCATTATCCAAGCCACAGAAGAGGAAAAAGCTATATGGAAAGCCACTGTGAGCGATCAATCAAACAACTGGCAACAAGAATTCTCTCTGATCAGAATATTGCCTACCTTAATCTGGAACAATACAGAACAAACACCTTCAGTATTTGATGGAACTATTGCTTTTAGTGAAGATAAACCAACCAAAACAACCAATGAACCAGAAATAAACCTATTGGCTGAACCAACTGTTAAGCAAACAAATTTAGACACGGGTCAAGAACATAATCTAATCAATAATACTGATAACACAGTCAACCTATTAGAAGATACGCCAAGCAATATACTTACTCAGTCACCTGTCAAAGAAACCAAAAACTTTGAACTTAATACTGAAGATGATACAGATAACATACTTGCGCTATTTAATGATGATATAACCCCAGAAAGATCAGAAATAAATGATGAAATCAATAATACAGAATGTAAAGAAGTAGTAAATAAAAATAAACAATCGTTTGAAATAACAGAAAAAATAGACAACCCAGAAAAATCACAACCAGCCTTTATTATCAATGCACAGCAAGAACTTTCACCCAAAGAAATAGGTAAACACTTTGTAAATTGGCTTCAATTTAAAATTGAACATCATAAACTACCTATCAATGACAGCAACGCCAAACTACACATAATCGAACAACAGCTCCTCATAGTTTCACCAGGTATCTTTCAGCGATTTACTCACGAACACCCTGAAATAGAACAACTTAAAGCAAAATCGATCAAACTGGAAACATGGCGTTGGGTACAAAGAGGGTTTGAACAACAAAAACTCCATAAAAAACGACCCGATGAACTCAATATATGGCAATGCGAAGTCAAAGGGCCACGTAAAAAGGGCAAAATCATTCAAGGCTATTTATTAAATTCAGAATCGTTTTACAAAGAATTTATACCTCATGACAACCCCTTTTTAACCTTAAAAACTGAAACAGAGACACAGCAAGATAACTTAAGCAATTAA
- a CDS encoding LexA family protein, with product MDRITRAVVLGGVREVVERYLPLVNNPVRAGFPSPADDYLETKLDLTEHLIPHPSATYYIRAAGDSMIEYGIFDGDLLVVDRSLEAKVGDILIVAIDGELTCKRLAYMPNSLCLVSGNPEYPTIPLEDKDVHVWGVVIHTIHSLRGRS from the coding sequence TTGGACAGAATAACCCGTGCTGTTGTACTTGGCGGTGTCCGTGAGGTCGTTGAACGTTACCTACCGCTTGTTAATAACCCCGTTAGAGCTGGTTTTCCCTCACCTGCTGATGACTACTTAGAAACTAAACTTGATCTTACAGAACATTTAATTCCACATCCTAGTGCTACCTACTACATTCGAGCAGCAGGTGATTCTATGATTGAGTATGGAATATTTGATGGTGATTTACTAGTCGTTGATCGTTCTCTTGAAGCCAAAGTTGGTGATATTTTAATTGTAGCTATTGATGGTGAGTTAACCTGTAAACGTTTAGCTTATATGCCTAATTCACTTTGTTTGGTTTCTGGCAATCCTGAATACCCTACTATTCCTTTAGAGGATAAAGATGTTCATGTATGGGGTGTCGTCATACATACTATTCATTCTTTAAGAGGTAGAAGTTAG
- a CDS encoding Y-family DNA polymerase translates to MIGLIDCNNFYASCERVFNPKLEGKPIGILSNNDGCVIARSNEIKPLVPMGMPAFKISPDIRKHITLLSSNYELYGDMSRRVFNTINEEVSDLEIYSIDEAFIHLLAYANPVDYCKHLRKIIKRNTGIPVSIGLSSSKTLAKLANHVAKKNPEYEGVCLLNADDTLLDDLLKELPTSEIWGVGSRIATKLLSLGIETAWQLREADLKYIRKHFSVLLERTILELRGVSCIELDDFETPKKNIMTSRSLSHTTSNLYYLSQAIRLHVNRGAEKLRKQNSVAQAVMVFLKTNRFQESHPQYNPSIVIPLPFPTDDTSVIANTAKEGLKAIYRKNYLFMKTGIMLLDLIDKDRMQLDLFNSSQPVEKQSRDKLMGTIDKINSKMGRGTIQVGCTKASANTSIKRNFLSKRFTTRWNELPVVKV, encoded by the coding sequence GTGATTGGTCTTATTGATTGCAATAACTTTTATGCTTCTTGTGAACGTGTATTTAACCCAAAACTTGAAGGTAAACCCATAGGTATTCTTTCCAACAATGATGGCTGTGTCATAGCTCGTTCTAATGAGATTAAGCCTCTTGTGCCTATGGGAATGCCTGCTTTTAAAATATCTCCTGATATTCGTAAACATATCACTTTACTTAGTTCTAATTATGAGCTTTATGGAGATATGAGCCGAAGGGTATTTAACACGATTAATGAGGAAGTTTCAGATTTGGAAATTTATTCAATAGATGAAGCTTTTATTCATTTATTAGCTTATGCCAATCCTGTTGATTATTGTAAGCATTTAAGAAAGATCATTAAACGTAATACAGGTATACCCGTTAGTATTGGTCTATCATCCAGTAAAACCCTCGCGAAGCTAGCCAATCATGTAGCAAAAAAGAATCCTGAATATGAGGGAGTCTGTCTTTTAAATGCCGATGATACATTATTAGATGATCTATTAAAGGAATTACCTACTTCAGAGATATGGGGTGTTGGCAGTAGAATCGCTACTAAATTATTATCATTGGGAATAGAAACTGCTTGGCAGTTGCGAGAGGCCGATTTAAAGTATATTAGAAAGCATTTTTCAGTACTTTTGGAACGTACTATTCTTGAGTTACGTGGAGTTTCTTGTATTGAGTTAGATGATTTTGAGACTCCCAAAAAGAATATAATGACTTCAAGAAGTTTGTCACATACTACAAGTAATCTTTATTATTTGAGTCAAGCCATTAGATTACATGTTAATAGAGGTGCTGAAAAGTTAAGAAAACAAAACTCTGTTGCACAAGCTGTAATGGTTTTTCTGAAAACAAATCGCTTTCAAGAAAGTCACCCACAATACAATCCTTCTATTGTTATTCCTTTACCCTTTCCTACTGATGATACCAGTGTAATTGCTAATACCGCTAAAGAAGGATTAAAAGCTATTTATCGTAAGAACTATTTATTTATGAAAACAGGTATTATGTTACTGGATCTCATAGATAAAGATCGTATGCAATTAGACTTATTTAATTCTTCACAACCAGTTGAGAAACAAAGTCGTGATAAACTGATGGGTACCATTGATAAGATTAATAGTAAGATGGGAAGAGGTACTATACAAGTGGGTTGTACTAAAGCTAGTGCTAACACAAGTATAAAACGAAACTTTCTCAGTAAGCGTTTTACAACCAGATGGAATGAACTACCCGTTGTTAAAGTTTAA